ACAAAAGCCCCAAAGGGAGAGTTCGCTGAGAGCCTGatgccttcttcctcttccactGGCTGGCCCAACTCAGCCAGTCTCTGACGCTCCTCCTTGGTTTTGGCCAACAAGCCGGACAGGTTGTCGAAAAATTTGTGCAGCGCATCCAATGAGTTGATATCCCATAGTTTGCCCAAGAACTGGTCCCATAACCTCCGTCCAGGCATGCCCATGAGAAAGGGGTAGCTcccaagaagcttctcaaactctTTAATGCTTATGACGAGGCTGACGGTTTTCTCCGCCTTGCTCCATCTTTCGGACTGATCGGCGGATGTTTTTGGTGAAGAATGATCCACAAGATGAGAGGTGACGAAAGAGAGCACAGGAAGGATAGCATCACTTGGTACAGCTCCTTCAACGTAGAGCTCTACGAGAGCGAGAAGGCCAATCTTGGCCGGGTTGAGATAGCGAGCCATTTTTAGTCGGAACCAATCGCACTATTATTATGAGTGATGGtgaatgatgaagatgcgAACAGTCATAGAGTGAGAAGGGTTCAAACCAGCGCCCTTCAAGTCGGCACCAAGACGCGCCTGTCGAATTGTTAACAGATTAGGTCACTCCTGCCCAGATATAATCTAGCTACCTTAATGATATTCTGACCTTCCCATCTGCGTCAACAAGTTCCCATTAGATGAGGATATCAACTGTTCCTCTCGGTTGGCGCGTCTGGTTGTGGAGTGTTTCGTTACTGGTGTTTGTTGTTTGGTCGGGGCATCTTCGGAGTATCCCTGTCAAGGCGACTTAAAGTGGGATGACACAATCTCAATTGGTGGATATGTATCACGACGTCCAAAGGGCAGAGCTAGGATATACAGTGAATTGGTTACGATTCTAATCATATTAATCCAACCCGGATGCGTTATATAGTCGATACAATGTTCCGTTGAACTTAAGTTCTTGACTTACGTAAAATCTGTCTAAGGCCCGAATCTGAAGCATGGGAGCCAGATGAAGAGAACAATGAGCGTGGATAATGTCAAGACAATATTTAGAACATGCTTGGAAAAGAATACAGAGTAAATTCAGTTAGAACTAGCGGGGAAATGacttgttgttggtggtttTTACGACAAAACTTGCAGGCATTTTTTATGATAATAGTCGAAACTTGACGGCACATCCAGTTTCATGTCCCTCAGCATACTTAGGAGCGATGGTTAAGATTTCAACAATCAGTCAATTCGAGTCTAGGGAACATGTACAAGGTATCTCCAGAGGGAGTAGTCCATGACGGAGTAGTCCAGCAATTGTCCAACGCATGAGCTGTCGACAGATCATACTTAGGaagccttgtccttgttgtGGTAGTTGACCTCGTCGTTCCAGCTGTACATAGTTAGTATGATATTCACAAACGTCATAGAGCATGATAGCTCGGAGCTCAATGGCGTGAGAGCTGGCatccaagcttcttgaagctctttTGAAGCTCTTGCCCGGAATGATGTCACAACTTACAAGAGAGTCTGTGAAATGTTAGTAAAGTGCCATTGAACCAGAGTATCCATTCCAAACTCACCTTATCACCGTTACCCCACTGGTAGTTCTTGGTGCGGATGTTCTGGTAAGGGTACTCGGTGCGCTCCTCCAGAGGAGGCATGTGGTTCCAGTGCTCCCAATGCTCGTTCCAAAGCCAGTAGGCGTTGGCACCGGCGGCGATAAGGCAGGGGGCGACACCACTTCGATCTTGTTAGCCATTGCTATCCCAACGCATAATCACGacctcatcaactccaacttCCGATACTCCGGGTTCGACGCCAGATTCGTAATTCGCTCAAGGGTTCGGATTCGGACGTACTAGAGGGAGATCTTCTTCCACAGCTCTGTCCATCGTCAGCAACCACATCCAAAGCTTCCAATTGACCCAATCCTGCGTCGTCGGGTGTCGACTCACCAGTGGTACCGACAGCGTGCTCCTTGATGTGCTGACGCTCCTTGATGAACTCGTTCTCGGTGGTGCTGGCAAATCGGCGCTGGAGGGGAGCGCGGAGCTGCGCAGTGGCGCGCGTGGCAGCGCGGGTGAATCGTACGGCGGACATTGTGGACGACGACGTTGTTGTTCGCTTTGACGGTTGGTGAGTCTAAGGCAAGTTTGTGATCAGGTCATTCTTGAACAAGCTCGGTTAGAACCGCCAATGAAAGTTGCCTCAATTGTAAGGTACCAATTTCCTCCGGCCGATGACAGTGCGCACGTGATCTCGTGCTGGGGGCGCGACATCGAAGGCTCAACACCACGCGGTGGGGCTCTGCGTCATTGTAGGGATCGCGGCCTCTTACTTCGAGTGTCTTGTTGTTAAACGGCAATTACTTGAGCTCAACGATTCTCGCGCTTCTCATTTCTTCTCTAGGGCTTATATACGACGATCTCTCCCCAATATATCTCTCTATAACTGCCAATTCGCCCTTCTCTCCAACCTATCGCGAAGTTCCTTCATCCTTCAGCTCATGATCTCCACATCGTCAGTACCACGGGATGAGACGTGAGGCGCTCAAGGGATTTGCTTCTGATACTCTATGAGACTTTTCAACACCAAATCCCACATCTCATAAGTTGCAATCATGACGTTTCGGATAACCACCTGGAATGGTGAGTTTGGCCGCTCTTTTCTTGGCCCTTCCACTAACACCATCTGCAGTCAATGGCATCCGGTTCGTGATTCACAGTCAGCAACCCTAAAACTCACCCTAATGATTCGTCATCATAGAAATCCCTTCGGTTATCAACCTtggagagaaaagagaaccTTTCAAGTACACCTCTTCATCTCACAACCTACACCTGACCTCCTCAACTCACAACCACGCAGGCTATGTTCGAGATTCTTGAAGCAGACATTGTTGTTATGCAAGAGACCAAGATCCAGCGAAAGGACCTTCAAGATGACATGGTTCTTGTTCCCGGCTGGgatgtcttcttcagcttaccgaagcacaagaaaggTACGGCACTCACTCTCATTTGGTCGCCACAACACCTGACAATCTTCAGGATACTCTGGCGTCGCTATCTACACACGCAACTCAAAATGTGCGCCTATacgagcagaagaaggcgtCACCGGCATCTTGACAGCTCCCAAGTCTACAACCAGATATCGCGACCTCCCTGAAGACCAGCAAATTGGTGGCTACCCCCGGCCCGATCAACTTGACGGCATCATCGACGAGGCGACTCTTGACTCTGAAGGCCGCTGTGTCATTCTCGAGTTTCCAGGTTTTGTGCTCTTTGGAGTTTACAGCCCTGCAACCCGAGATGAGACTCGTGATGACTTTCGCACTGGTTTCTTCCAAGCACTGGAAGTGAGAATACGGAACTTGGTCGCCGCAGGCAAGCAGGTCATCCTCACCGGTGACTTGAATGTCGTTCGCTCCGAGCTTGACTCAACCAATGTTTCAGAGACACTACGCAAGGAAGGGATTGATCTCAGCGACTGGATGAACGCACCTGTGCGGCGCATCTTCAACCAACTCATATTTGAGGGAAGTGTGCTAGGCGAAAGAGACCAAGGCCGTGAAAAGCCTGTTCTCTGGGACCTCTGTCGTTGCTTTCACCCGGAGCGAGTGGGGATGAACACATGTTGGGATACCAAGCGGAACACACGACCTGCAAACAACGGCAGCCGGATTGACTACGTCTTGTGCAGCGATGGCATCAAGAGCTGGTTCAACTACTCCAATATTCAGGAGGGTTTGATGGGATCTGACCATTGCCCGGTCTTTGCGAACTTGTCGGACAAAGTGACGGTGGGCGACAAAGAGTGTGCGTTGCTCGAGATGATGAACCCCCCGGGTATGTTCAACGGGGACGAGCGTCTTCGAGACTGGAGCCCAAAGGATCATCTTCCTTTGTCTTCAAAGCTGATACCAGAATTTGACCGCCGGCAGAGCATCCGCGATATGTTCACAAAGAAAGCCGCCCCTCCACGAGAGCCGACGAGGACAGACACACCTGCAGAACCCTTGAAGAACGGAAATAGTAGCGCCTCAGGGTCACTCGacaaagcagaagaagcttcaggGTCACCGATCAACGCCTCCTCCACACCGAGGCTGGGCGAGACTATCAACTCAACTAAGCTTTCAGCGTCTCAGCCTAGCTCCAAAAGACCTGGAACCGCCGCTGACACGACGAGTCGACCGttcaagaagaccaagtcTTTTACAGGCGCCAACGacaccaagagcaaggtGGCGCAGGGCCAACGAACATTACAGGGATTCTTCAAGCCAAAAGCTCCCGCGGCTCAAAATGGTAAGGCAGAGCTAGTAGCGGCAAATTCGACGCCATCTACAACAAAGAAACCTGCAGGATCAGGAAAAGCGCCAGCAAGCGCGCAGAGACTATCGAATACCCCGCAGGCTACACCTACAGAAAAGTCATCACCAACCGTCCCTCTACGCGGCAAGGATCCCGACCCCCCTGACAGGGTGTTTGACCCGATCGAGGCCAAGGAGTCGTGGTCCAAGCTGCTGGGTAAGAGGGTTGCACCAAGATGTGAACACGACGAACCCTGCATCagcttcaccaccaagaagCCCGGAGTCAACTGTGGTACGTTTTACAGCGGCAGCTGATCCAAAGTGCATGTGGTGGCGTTGCCGTTACACAACGCCGCGGCTGCAACGTCGCTTGCCGATGCAAAGTCAAACTCAGAAAGCTAATTTTGATGACATTACAGGTCGAATGTTCTACATCTGTCCGCGACCGCTAGGACCATCgggagagaaggagagaaacTCGGAGTGGCGCTGCAGTACATTCATATGGAGCAGTGATTGGACTGGCTCATGATGGAAATTCGAGGACCTGGGGGTGCAAGAGTCTGGTTGGGAATTTTGTATATACACTACGTTAAGAGCTGCCCGGTAGGGAACTTATATGTGTTACGATCAACAGTACCAAGTTGTCATGTCACCGATAGCATCGTAACCACGATAGAGTTGAGTCTTTGGTCTCTATTGTATCTTCTGTCCACCACAGAACAACGCGATACGTCGTCAACGTGCTAGCTACCTATCCATTAGGCTTCCTGTCTCCAGAGATGAGATGCGTCCTATTACCTAGTGCAACAATAAACAAAGCGAGTGGGTTGCAGACCCATTTTCTCCATGGAGCCCATCCTTGTATTGGTAAACTTCGGCCCCATGAGAGCTTTTGGAAACTAACCGATACATCAACGTCGGATAATGAAGCAATCTCCATGTAGAAGCTCATGTGTTTGTTTCCGTTGCCGATCATTTGCGTCCACTAAAGGAGGTCGCCTGTTCACACCCAGAGAGAGGTTTGGCTATTTCAAGCGTTTCAAGGCAGCTCTTGGTCAGGCTCTTTCGCGGGTGTGTATTTGTACCCGGGGTAGTGTTGTTTGTGGTTGAACTCTTCTTTCTCAGCCATATCATACCAGTAAGCTTGAATCTCAGGTGTCTCTTCATCCCACATCCTGCCGATCACTCTCGCTCGGTATAAGTTAGTATTGTCCAGCTCTCCAGGACGATGTACCTACAAAGTTCAGAGGCCGTGATTCCTTCAACCTTTTTTGTGATCTCCTGTGACTTGGACTGACGATATAGAAGCCAGCAGTTCCTAGGGCGTGGGATTCGACACCCTCCCTCGCCGACAGTTGGATCTTCGTCGGAAACCTTCACTGGCGTGGATTGGTCTATAAATGTGTCAGAGCGGTACCATTCGAAATGATTCCTGTGCACCATACCACGAGTGAAGCAAAATCTCCCATAAGTCGAGGTATCGGGGCTCACATCTTCAGGAATTGGACAAAGGCGGTACTTGCTTCGTGCTTTGTCATGAAAAACTCTCACGGGTTGTTGGACGCGACGACTATAATAGTTAGACGGTAGTGTTGCCCAAAGATTTGGTGTCCTACCTGAATTTGTCTGCAACATGGTTGATGAGCATCAGAGAAGCGTTCTCTGGGAGAAAGATGTGAATATCGGCTTGCGACTGGCTGTAGACCATAGTGATGGGAACTTCGGCTTCCGGGGGCATGAGAACGCCCAGAGGACCTTCACGTAAGCGTCCTTTCGAAGTTCCAGGCATTCTCACGACAAGCGATCAATAGTCAACGATGAGAGGGATTTTCTTGTAGGCAACTGAAATTTGAGTATTCTCTGTGGTAAAGAAATGGCAAAAAGGAAGTTGATGCGCCAGCAATGATGGGGAAACTGATGCAGGTGACAAACTGAGGCAAGTCAAAAGTAATATGAACAATAGGACAGTCTGTTGAGACTGTCAATAACAAACAGTTAAGGTGTACTCTGAGCTCTATTATTCACTCGTTTGCTTATTACGTCATGTAATGTAACAAATCTGTGAAACCTGTAGCTGCCACTGCCAGACGGCTGGCGGTGATGGTATCTTTCGCACACTTCAGTTCTATGTTTGtttatttttcttctttcctaCACAACACCCAcacttctcatcatcgtGTCCTCAGCCATGGACAGCTCGTTCAGCTTCAGCCCTTTATGGGAAGATCCAGCGATTATCTACAAGCCCGAAAAGGCTCTCGACGCCCTCCATGCCAAtatcctcagcatcatcctgaGAAAAATCGACTTGCCCAAAGAGGGGGAGAAATTCTATCCAAAGGGTAATGGTATCGTTATTGTTTCAAGCATGACAGCAACCTAACTTTCTGAATAGATGTTCTTCGCTCTGtgttcttcgtcatcaacCAAGTGATGACCGACCTATCCATCGATAATGAGCTCCTCAACGGAATCCGAGCTACTCATATCAGATTGGCCAGGTATGGCTCGCCGCTCAACATCATTGATGCCGCCCTTGTGAGATGGTATACCGGAGCTGTCGTTGTCCTCTACTCCCATCAGTCTGTTCGCTCTCCAACTGGCATGCCTCGTCATTGGATCCCAGGCTACCGGAGCAATCACCCAATCGCCAACTTAGGCTTTATGACCATTCTTAGAGGCTTCGAGGAGTGGGCTCACCCTAAACACCCCAAACTTCAGGCTGCCTCCCTGATTTCGAAGGTCGCCCTCGCGATTCTGTATGCTACTTACACTATCGGGCCTCATCTCGAAGGATTCGCGTTCAACCACCTTAGCCACATGCCCATCTCTAAGTCGCGAGAGCTCTTTCTGAGGGTCTTTGTCTCCATTTCCGGCAACGTATACAATGACGACGAGGTCTTCACGACGCCCCCGGCCTTCGAATTCGGCGCGGCTCAGGGCAACGTCCGGATCTGTCAGCAAGGGAAGAAGCTCCTCGTCAGATCCCTAAGTGAACAATTCTACCGCGAAGCCCCTGACTGGCATCCGTATCGACGAGTACCCGGGTCCCCATGGAACAACTTCATCAGAAACACGGAGCTGCCTGTCTTTTCAACCAACGAAAATCCTACGCCTCACGCGAAGACCAAGTACATTCTGCCTTACAACGCGATGGTTCTCGCCGGGCAGTTCAAGGCAAAGTACAATCTGGTCCGCGCTTTTCTTCGGCACCCACCAAACCAACTTCCTGAGCTCTCCGAGGAGGTAAAAACCTTGCAGCTCAAGTGGTTTGCTCAACATTCCGGGCGAGGATACGCCAACATCGCCCCTGATATGCACACAGCTGAGTCTCTCGTTAGCGTTGGGAACGACTTCCTCTACCATACTCCTGCAATTCAAAAGCCCCGTGCAGACCCGAGTGGATTTCTGACTCTGCCTTTCATGTCAACTGCGGTTTATGCAATCGAGCGTCACCGGGATCCCGCAGAGACTCCTGTTCAAGGCCTTTTGGTATTGACCTTCAATCAAGAGCTGCCGGATGAAGTGGCCAATTAAGCTATAGCAAGGTTTCTTGTAGAGTGCAAAAGGATATATACGTAGTATAAGTTTCTAGCTAGGTAGTCAAATCAATGCGGTCAAAACCAGTCACAAATTCTTCGAATGGTTCAATCGGTTTCGCCTTGGCACTGTCAAGCATCTGCAAAACTGCCCGTAGTACGCTAAGAAAACGGCGGCTGTCAAACACTGCCTACCACCTCATTCTATTGTTCAGGTACTTCCTACTAGGTACTTAGGTTCCTGCCAAGGAATTTATTCATACACCCCGTCTTCTCACCCTCCAGACCTCTTACTTATTAACACCACTTCTCTCCACGCTCAGAAATTCTTCTCTCCAACCTCTGACAACTCACGCTTTAGAACTGGCACTCTTTTTATTCAGTGTTTCCCACCATCTACTTAAATCAAGCTCCTACATTCTCTCACTCGTCGCTGTCAACATGGAAGTTCTGATCAACGCTGCCAAGGATGAGCAAAAGGTCGCGGCCTTGAACGACGTGTCCAAGATCGCAACCATGCGTGCAGTCTCGCAAACTTCTCCAAACCGGTTGGCCGAGGCTCTATCGTCTCCTCACATGTTGAAGGAAATGCTTGATCTGTTCGGTCATGAGTATCTTCCTGTCTTCGAAGGCGAAATCAAACCCCATGGCCCTCTAGGTACCTCGGATTCGAGGGCTAAGCGCCCTCTTAACGCCTTCATGGCCTTTCGCAGTAAGAGTAAACATTTGCTTGTTCATGGCACGTATTGACCAGATCTAGCCTACTATTTGAAGCTGTTCCCCGATACCCAGCAGAAGAATGCCTCCGGTTTCCTGACCCAGCTCTGGGGCGGCGACCCTCACCGAAACAAATGGGCCCTGATTGCTAAAGTCTATTCCTTTCTTCGCGATCAACTCGGCAAGGGTCCTGTTAACTTGTCCGCCTTCCTTGGTATCGCTTGCCCTTTGATGAACATGGTTGAACCCTCCATCTACATCGAGGTCCTTGGCTGGGAGCAAACTGCTCCTCAAGGTATCGTGACATTTCAGCAAAACACTGATATCATGAAGGCGAACCTGGCACGCCTTTTCAATGTCCACCCTACCACCGAGATCGATCTTCTCACCAGTATCCTGTCAGCTGGCTACTTTACGGATTTCTCTCAGGTTCTCCTGATGCGCATGTGGGCTTGCCAGAATGGCATCATGACCACTACAAGTGCTACCGCTGGCAACAATGTCGCCACTACTCAACCGCTCTACGAGTCTGTTCCAACGACAGCCGAGAAAGTCAGTTTCATCAACGCAGTTCGCGAGAGCCGCAACCTTGCTGCTCACGATCTTTTTGGTCCCGAATACGACGCCGCCTTTTTCGGAAATCGTTTCGTTCATTCCTGGGAAGTGCAGGATCTCACTTCTTTCCAGAATGTTCAGATTTCTGTGGCGGACTCGCCTATGGAGAGCAACACTCTCTACAACTTCCGCATGCCTTCGCAGTGCCTCCCCCAGGTTTCTGAGTTCGACCTCTACGATGTCATCGACACAAGCATCATTGACATCTCCAGCGCCTGGTCTATTGACCAGTACCTACATGAGAAGCAATCCAAGATGCAGCAGCAGTGTAAGTACTTCCTGTTCAGAAACTCCGATTGTTCCTGACACACAAATAGAAGTTCTGATGGCGTAAAACAATGTCAAGGTGAATTGCCACGATGGCTCTTAATCTTGGATTACCATCATGAATTCAGTATGCGGTGCAACTAGGCAGTTTCGGGATGGAAATGAGATGATTTGAAATGATACCTGATCGGCGAGAATTCCCTCGTAAGCCTGTGAAGTTACAGTTGGGGGGAATCCTTTACCGGGAACTGCATAGCAAGGTCAATACACACAATTACTAGTCTTGGTTTTCCCTACATGCTTAGTAGTGAGGTCGGAATTATGTTTAGTACGACCCACAACGAGATCTAGAGGTGGGAAAGCGCAATGCTATTGACAGCTGGAATGATTGGCTGTCAGACTCTTGGCAATGCTCACGGTTAAAGGACACAGGGTTTAAGGTACAGTGCGAGATCACACAGTCTGCAGACCCTGGTCCTCGACGTTCTGGGCAAGAAAGTGGACGCTGATGTTGTATTAAAGCTACCATATATAGACACCCTGGTGTATAATAGTATCCCTGATCCTTGTTCGCTATTGAACACTGAAGTCGTAGTAATTGCTAAAAAGACAAGTAGAAGAGGCCTGGGGCGCTATATGAACTTGTGCAGAGTCTCCTAGAGTTTCACGACCATGGCTGTAACGTGCTCTTGGGCACCTAAGATAGCTGTCTGAATCAGCATTAGAATCATATCTGAATGTCTATACCAAGAAACTTACAGAGATTGCGATAATCACACCAATAGTGTGTACCAACTGCTAGAAGGGTTTGCGCAGCATCCTCATGATCCATGGCATTTGTGCATCTAGTTGGTAAGTTAATGGTTTGCTATAGTAAGGGAAAAGACGTACCAGCAGCGTTCCAAGCCATAGCTGTGTCATATATGTATCTGTTCATTTGCTCGGGAGATGGGTACTTGCCACCAAGCTGAGCGTCAGCGGGTGGTGCTATGCGCCTAGGAGGCGGCGCTCGACGAAATCGTGCGGGACGCAAGCGGCGAAAGAGTCTTGAAAACATGTTGATACCGGGATGTCGAAAGAATGAATCGTGAATAGTTGCTGATAAAATGAGCCAGTATTGTTTGATGCTATAATGGTGGAGTTGTAGAGTTGAAGTCTTACTGAGGGAGGTAGCTTGGAGAGACTTAAGTGGGTGGGTGTGTAGTCATTAATTATGGAAGGCGTGTGCGTGTGTCTCCACTATTGCACGTGAGCTACGGGATGTCACCATCAGCGATCGTGGGGAACNNNNNNNNNNNNNNNNNNNNNNNNNNNNNNNNNNNNNNNNNNNNNNNNNNNNNNNNNNNNNNNNNNNNNNNNNNNNNNNNNNNNNNNNNNNNNNNNNNNNNNNNNNNNNNNNNNNNNNNNNNNNNNNNNNNNNNNNNNNNNNNNNNNNNNNNNNNNNNNNNNNNNNNNNNNNNNNNNNNNNNNNNNNNNNNNNNNNNNNNNNNNNNNNNNNNNNNNNNNNNNNNNNNNNNNNNNNNNNNNNNNNNNNNNNNNNNNNNNNNNNNNNNNNNNNNNNNNNNNNNNNNNNNNNNNNNNNNNNNNNNNNNNNNNNNNNNNNNNNNNNNNNNNNNNNNNNNNNNNNNNNNNNNNNNNNNNNNNNNNNNNNNNNNNNNNNNNNNNNNNNNNNNNNNNNNNNNNNNNNNNNNNNNNNNNNNNNNNNNNNNNNNNNNNNNNNNNNNNNNNNNNNNNNNNNNNNNNNNNNNNNNNNNNNNNNNNNNNNNNNNNNNNNNNNNNNNNNNNNNNNNNNNNNNNNNNNNNNNNNNNNNNNNNNNNNNNNNNNNNNNNNNNNNNNNNNNNNNNNNNNNNNNNNNNNNNNNNNNNNNNNNNNNNNNNNNNNNNNNNNNNNNNNNNNNNNNNNNNNNNNNNNNNNNNNNNNNNNNNNNNNNNNNNNNNNNNNNNNNNNNNNNNNNNNNNNNNNNNNNNNNNNNNNNNNNNNNNNNNNNNNNN
The window above is part of the Fusarium oxysporum f. sp. lycopersici 4287 chromosome 8, whole genome shotgun sequence genome. Proteins encoded here:
- a CDS encoding cytochrome c oxidase subunit 6a, yielding MSAVRFTRAATRATAQLRAPLQRRFASTTENEFIKERQHIKEHAVGTTELWKKISLYGVAPCLIAAGANAYWLWNEHWEHWNHMPPLEERTEYPYQNIRTKNYQWGNGDKTLFWNDEVNYHNKDKAS
- a CDS encoding cytochrome c oxidase subunit 6a: MSAVRFTRAATRATAQLRAPLQRRFASTTENEFIKERQHIKEHAVGTTELWKKISLYGVAPCLIAAGANAYWLWNEHWEHWNHMPPLEERTEYPYQNIRTKNYQWGNGDKTLL
- a CDS encoding AP endonuclease 2, encoding MTFRITTWNVNGIRNPFGYQPWREKRTFQAMFEILEADIVVMQETKIQRKDLQDDMVLVPGWDVFFSLPKHKKGYSGVAIYTRNSKCAPIRAEEGVTGILTAPKSTTRYRDLPEDQQIGGYPRPDQLDGIIDEATLDSEGRCVILEFPGFVLFGVYSPATRDETRDDFRTGFFQALEVRIRNLVAAGKQVILTGDLNVVRSELDSTNVSETLRKEGIDLSDWMNAPVRRIFNQLIFEGSVLGERDQGREKPVLWDLCRCFHPERVGMNTCWDTKRNTRPANNGSRIDYVLCSDGIKSWFNYSNIQEGLMGSDHCPVFANLSDKVTVGDKECALLEMMNPPGMFNGDERLRDWSPKDHLPLSSKLIPEFDRRQSIRDMFTKKAAPPREPTRTDTPAEPLKNGNSSASGSLDKAEEASGSPINASSTPRLGETINSTKLSASQPSSKRPGTAADTTSRPFKKTKSFTGANDTKSKVAQGQRTLQGFFKPKAPAAQNGKAELVAANSTPSTTKKPAGSGKAPASAQRLSNTPQATPTEKSSPTVPLRGKDPDPPDRVFDPIEAKESWSKLLGKRVAPRCEHDEPCISFTTKKPGVNCGRMFYICPRPLGPSGEKERNSEWRCSTFIWSSDWTGS
- a CDS encoding AP endonuclease 2, yielding MIRHHRNPFGYQPWREKRTFQAMFEILEADIVVMQETKIQRKDLQDDMVLVPGWDVFFSLPKHKKGYSGVAIYTRNSKCAPIRAEEGVTGILTAPKSTTRYRDLPEDQQIGGYPRPDQLDGIIDEATLDSEGRCVILEFPGFVLFGVYSPATRDETRDDFRTGFFQALEVRIRNLVAAGKQVILTGDLNVVRSELDSTNVSETLRKEGIDLSDWMNAPVRRIFNQLIFEGSVLGERDQGREKPVLWDLCRCFHPERVGMNTCWDTKRNTRPANNGSRIDYVLCSDGIKSWFNYSNIQEGLMGSDHCPVFANLSDKVTVGDKECALLEMMNPPGMFNGDERLRDWSPKDHLPLSSKLIPEFDRRQSIRDMFTKKAAPPREPTRTDTPAEPLKNGNSSASGSLDKAEEASGSPINASSTPRLGETINSTKLSASQPSSKRPGTAADTTSRPFKKTKSFTGANDTKSKVAQGQRTLQGFFKPKAPAAQNGKAELVAANSTPSTTKKPAGSGKAPASAQRLSNTPQATPTEKSSPTVPLRGKDPDPPDRVFDPIEAKESWSKLLGKRVAPRCEHDEPCISFTTKKPGVNCGRMFYICPRPLGPSGEKERNSEWRCSTFIWSSDWTGS
- a CDS encoding AP endonuclease 2 → MFEILEADIVVMQETKIQRKDLQDDMVLVPGWDVFFSLPKHKKGYSGVAIYTRNSKCAPIRAEEGVTGILTAPKSTTRYRDLPEDQQIGGYPRPDQLDGIIDEATLDSEGRCVILEFPGFVLFGVYSPATRDETRDDFRTGFFQALEVRIRNLVAAGKQVILTGDLNVVRSELDSTNVSETLRKEGIDLSDWMNAPVRRIFNQLIFEGSVLGERDQGREKPVLWDLCRCFHPERVGMNTCWDTKRNTRPANNGSRIDYVLCSDGIKSWFNYSNIQEGLMGSDHCPVFANLSDKVTVGDKECALLEMMNPPGMFNGDERLRDWSPKDHLPLSSKLIPEFDRRQSIRDMFTKKAAPPREPTRTDTPAEPLKNGNSSASGSLDKAEEASGSPINASSTPRLGETINSTKLSASQPSSKRPGTAADTTSRPFKKTKSFTGANDTKSKVAQGQRTLQGFFKPKAPAAQNGKAELVAANSTPSTTKKPAGSGKAPASAQRLSNTPQATPTEKSSPTVPLRGKDPDPPDRVFDPIEAKESWSKLLGKRVAPRCEHDEPCISFTTKKPGVNCGRMFYICPRPLGPSGEKERNSEWRCSTFIWSSDWTGS
- a CDS encoding hypothetical protein (At least one base has a quality score < 10), producing the protein MDSSFSFSPLWEDPAIIYKPEKALDALHANILSIILRKIDLPKEGEKFYPKDVLRSVFFVINQVMTDLSIDNELLNGIRATHIRLARYGSPLNIIDAALVRWYTGAVVVLYSHQSVRSPTGMPRHWIPGYRSNHPIANLGFMTILRGFEEWAHPKHPKLQAASLISKVALAILYATYTIGPHLEGFAFNHLSHMPISKSRELFLRVFVSISGNVYNDDEVFTTPPAFEFGAAQGNVRICQQGKKLLVRSLSEQFYREAPDWHPYRRVPGSPWNNFIRNTELPVFSTNENPTPHAKTKYILPYNAMVLAGQFKAKYNLVRAFLRHPPNQLPELSEEVKTLQLKWFAQHSGRGYANIAPDMHTAESLVSVGNDFLYHTPAIQKPRADPSGFLTLPFMSTAVYAIERHRDPAETPVQGLLVLTFNQELPDEVAN
- a CDS encoding mating-type protein MAT-1, which codes for MEVLINAAKDEQKVAALNDVSKIATMRAVSQTSPNRLAEALSSPHMLKEMLDLFGHEYLPVFEGEIKPHGPLGTSDSRAKRPLNAFMAFRTYYLKLFPDTQQKNASGFLTQLWGGDPHRNKWALIAKVYSFLRDQLGKGPVNLSAFLGIACPLMNMVEPSIYIEVLGWEQTAPQGIVTFQQNTDIMKANLARLFNVHPTTEIDLLTSILSAGYFTDFSQVLLMRMWACQNGIMTTTSATAGNNVATTQPLYESVPTTAEKVSFINAVRESRNLAAHDLFGPEYDAAFFGNRFVHSWEVQDLTSFQNVQISVADSPMESNTLYNFRMPSQCLPQVSEFDLYDVIDTSIIDISSAWSIDQYLHEKQSKMQQQCKYFLFRNSDCS